Proteins found in one Ptychodera flava strain L36383 chromosome 16, AS_Pfla_20210202, whole genome shotgun sequence genomic segment:
- the LOC139114759 gene encoding uncharacterized protein, which translates to MEEKVDDERPPTITGELMKVLSHIVYPTAPSAVPNPYETTSSEMQQRVQATESTASKPRLISITMKRKMRRSGDDAYDDDADCSSSHNIYNVPTNSVVELIPEVTEEEEEEEGYTTMSQHLPEYDALNTSDPGQKYLQQPPPAVGVKMDDNSYAIMKASVLESEDENYVAPSEIAGSAQDESFGLHMQDGNQQIIPAFSGNEYVGTDDISTLDDREGIPRPETSRAACGADYDGLSEEYYVNADKDDHEDCLPLRTSLAPVKSTMPSKVHHSDTEIEYFKPYQPNSDEGALALQSRSEGDRTSFV; encoded by the coding sequence ATGGAAGAGAAGGTAGACGATGAAAGACCACCGACAATAACAGGGGAGCTCATGAAAGTTTTGAGCCATATAGTATATCCAACAGCTCCGTCCGCTGTGCCAAATCCCTACGAAACCACGTCAAGTGAGATGCAACAGAGAGTTCAAGCCACTGAGTCTACTGCGTCAAAACCGCGTCTGATATCAATTACTATGAAGCGCAAAATGAGGCGATCGGGCGACGATGCCTATGATGATGATGCAGACTGCTCTTCGTCCCATAACATATACAATGTACCAACAAACAGTGTTGTTGAATTGATACCAGAAGTGACcgaggaagaggaagaagaggaaggtTACACCACGATGAGCCAGCATTTGCCTGAGTATGACGCTCTTAATACATCTGATCCAGGACAGAAATACCTACAGCAGCCGCCCCCAGCGGTTGGAGTTAAAATGGACGATAATTCATATGCCATTATGAAAGCTTCAGTGCTCGAAAGTGAAGATGAGAACTATGTTGCACCAAGTGAAATAGCGGGCAGTGCACAGGATGAATCATTTGGACTGCATATGCAGGACGGGAACCAGCAGATTATTCCAGCTTTCAGCGGTAACGAATACGTGGGAACGGATGACATTTCCACATTGGACGATAGAGAAGGAATACCGAGACCCGAAACATCACGTGCAGCCTGCGGCGCCGACTATGATGGACTCTCTGAGGAATACTACGTGAATGCAGACAAGGATGATCATGAAGATTGTCTTCCGTTAAGGACTTCACTTGCCCCGGTCAAATCCACTATGCCATCCAAAGTGCATCACTCTGATACAGAAATAGAATACTTCAAGCCGTATCAACCAAATTCCGATGAGGGAGCACTGGCCTTGCAATCTCGGTCTGAAGGAGACAGGACATCCTTTGTTTAA